The Candidatus Hydrogenedentota bacterium genome segment GAATATTGCCGGGGAACTAGAACGTGCCGGTGTGCCCATTTTAGGAACTACTGTGGATACGATTGATCTGGCAGAAGACCGCGATCGATTCCGCCACATCATCGAAAAATTAGGTATTCCGCAGCCGCCTTCGGGCATGGCTAGCACCCTTGAACAAGCCCTTGCCATTGCGGGAGAAGTAGGCTATCCCCTTATGGTGCGTCCTTCCTATGTACTGGGCGGCAGAGGCATGGAAGTTGTTTACGAAGAAGACGCACTGCGCCGCTATGTTGCGGCGGCCGTAGAAATAACTCCGGAACGACCCATACTTATCGACAAGTTTTTGGAAAATGCCATTGAAGTGGAGGCAGACGCCATTTCAGACGGCACAGACGCCTTTGTACCTGCCATTATGGAACATATTGAATTAGCGGGCATCCATTCCGGCGACTCAGCCTGTGTAATTCCTCCCATCAGTATTACGCCTAAACACGCGGATATCATCCGAGAATATACGCGGCGCATTGCTGTAGAGCTGGGGGTGATCGGATTAATGAACATTCAATATGCCATCTCCGGCGATAGTGTGTATATCCTTGAGGCGAATCCGCGTGCATCGCGGACAGTACCCTTGGTTTCTAAAGTCTGTAACATTCCCATGGCGGCACTTGCCACGCGCTTGATGATGGGTGCCACCCTTGCTGATCTGCAATTGAGTGACAAGCCAATCACCCATTACGGGGTAAAAGAAGCGGTGTTCCCTTTCAACATGTTCCCGGAAGTTGATCCTGTGTTGGGCCCGGAAATGCGCTCTACGGGTGAAGTGCTCGGTATGGCGTCCAGCTTCGGTATGGCCTTTTATAAGGCGCAAGAGGCGACGCAGATGCCGCTGCCCACAGAAGGCACAGTTCTGATCACGGTCGATGATGATGATAAGGCCGCGATTGTGGAACCGGCCCGGCTTCTCGCCAAAGAAGGGTTCACGATCTTAGCGACACAAGGGACCCGTGAGTTTTTGCTGGGAAATAATATTCCTTGTGAGCGGGTTTTAAAAATGAGTGAAGGCCGGCCCCATTTGGTGGACGTGTTGAAAAATGGCGGCATCCAACTGGTAATTAATACGCCGGGCGGACGGCACAGCAAACATGATGATGCCTATATTCGCAAAGCGGCGATCCGCTATAAAATTCCGTATATTACTACTGCTTCCGCGGCTTTTGCTGCGGCTCGTGGTATTGCAGATAAGCTTTCGGGCGCTTCTACCGTTCGGTCATTGCAGGATTATCACAAAGATATAGCGTAATGCACGAAGCTTGGAGGCGTTGCCGAGGCCTCGGTTCATTTGATATACTGGACACTTGTGAGGTGGTCTTCGACAGCGTCGAAGGCGTAGTGACCTCGTGTTAGTAACTACAGTTGAAAGTTGGCAGCATCAGCGCTGTCCTTACCGGCAGTGGCCATGCGCTTCCTTGAGAGAGATTCATGGTGAATGATTCAGGTACATATTTTCCCGTGTGCAGCTCCTGTCTGGGGGGCACGTACCGCGTTAAAGTATCCGTGAACAGACCGTGCCTTTGTCCGGTACCTGTATCTTTTTGCCGGGCATTTGCTTTTGCCTCTTCCGCAGCCTTTTCAGGCTGCGGTTTTTTTATTTATTCACAACCCTTCGGAGTTTGACTAATTTGCAGAATTTACTACAATTACAAAAATTGGATACCAATATAGCTGAACATAAAGCGCGTGAACAGGAATTGCCTCGTCAAAAAGACCGCTTCGACATCCAGAAAAAACGCTTGGCTGAAGAACTGAAAATCAGTGAGGAGCGCTGCGTAACGATTCAATTGCAACAGCGCGAGATTGGCCGCGAAATCGAACAGCGTCAAGCTCAAATTGAAAAATACGAGGGGCATCTTGCAGGCGTTAAAAAGAATGAAGAATATAAAGCGGTTCTCCATGAAATAGAATTGTTTAAAAAACAAATTGGCGTGAGGGAAGAACGGATTATCGCGCTTATGCTTGAATTCGACGACGCCGACGCTTCGCTGCAGGCAGATCGTGAACGGATCCAGAAAGAGCTGGATAAGATCGAAAAAGAATGTGAAACCATCGATACCGAGCTGCACGAGTACATCGAGGAACGAAAAGTCCTCGAACAATCGCGTCCGCCCATGGCGGCAAAAGTGAGCGGTGAACTGCTGTCCCGTTATGAGCGTATCCGCAAGGTACGTAAGCCTGCGGTGGTGCCCCTCCTTGATGAGTCTTGCGGCGGCTGCTTTATGGCGGTGCGCCCTCAGATTGTCAATGAAATTCTTGCAGATAGCAAAATACACGCCTGTCAGCATTGCGGCCGTCTCTTGTATGAACCTTCCAATATTCCTGAACCGGATGTGGTCGAAATCGTAGAAGGGAAATAAGAGATCATGGGGCTTTTCTCGCGGAAACGGAAGCGCCTGTGCGGGAAAACCAAAACTGACATGCCCGAAGGGTTGTGGATCAAATGTAATGGCTGTCAGCAATTGGTGTATCGCGCAGAATTTGAAGAAAACGTTGGCGTTTGCCCATCGTGTAATCGGCATGCACGGATTGGCGCGCGGCAACGGGTAGAACTCATCACAGACGCCGGATCCTTTCAGGAAAGGCATGGGGAAATTATTACTGCCGATCCTCTCGGCTTCACTGTAGGTGAGGAATCCTATCTCAACCGTGCTGCAAGGGCACGGGAGCAATCAGGACTCAATGAAGCACTCTTAACAGGCATGGCACAAGTGGGCGGGTTTGAAGCGGCATTGGGCATTATGGATGCTTCCTTTATGATGGGTAGCATGGGCGGCGCTGTAGGCGAAAAGTTTTGCCGACTTGTCGATGATGCTATTACCCGGCAATGTCCTATGATTGTGTTCACAGCCAGTGGCGGAGCCCGCATGCAAGAAGGCGGATTCGCGCTAATGCAGATGGCGAAAACAGCCAATGCCGTGCGGCAATTGCGCGAAGCACGACTGCCTTATATCGCTGTGGTCACCGATCCCACGACCGGCGGCGTATGGGCAAGTTTTGCGTCACTCGGCGATTTTATTGTTGCAGAACCGGGCGCATATGTGGGCTTTGCAGGTAAACGGCTAATTGAAGGGTCACTTAAAATCAAAGTACCCGAAGGCTTTCAGACTGCCGAATATCAGTTGAAAAACGGCTTTGTTGATGCTATTGTTGCGCGCCATGATATGAAAGATTTTCTGGTTCGGCTTCTCACCTGTCTCGTATCTAATCAAAAACAATCCGCTGTGTAATCAATACAAGGGAAACGACTATGGTCCTCATTGTGGACACAAAAAAAACCGATCCGCGAGCCTATCTGGAATCGCTTATTTTGCACGGTATTAAGCTGGGACTGCAGAATATTAACGCCTTGATGGACGCCAGCGGTCAGCCTCATAAGGCGCGCCCGGTGATCCATGTGGCTGGTACCAATGGCAAAGGCAGCGTCTTGGCCTTTTTATCCTCCATATTGCAGTGTGCAGGATATCGTGTGGGGCGGTTTACCAGTCCTCATTTGCTGGATGTAACAGAACGTTTTCTGATCAACGGCGTGCCTATGAATGAAGAAGCGCTTTGTGAAAATGTGGCGTGGTTCAAGGAGGTCGCTGCGACCATTGGGCAGGTGCCAACTTTTTTTGAAATGAATACCGCTATTGCTTTCCGTTGGTTTGACCAACAGGACGTGGACGTGTCGCTCATTGAGGTGGGCATGGGCGGCCGTTTTGATTCCACGAACATTGTCTCGCCCCTCGCCTCTGCCATCACGAATATTGATTTTGATCATATGCAATTCTTGGGGGATAGCCTGGCGGCGATTGCTTATGAAAAAGCGGGCATTCTTAAAGCGAATGTGCCGGCTGTTATAGGGGTAACAGACCCTTCAGCACTAAAAGCTATCGAAAAGCAAGGACAGGTAGTGGGCGCTCCGCTGCGTTTGTTGGATAAGGAATATCATGTTTGTGCGGGAGGCTCACCTTGGAACCCGACCCTCGACTATAGAAGTGGAGAGACATCATTTCAGAATCTGTCTCTCGGTCTGGCGGGACGGCATCAACCCCATAACGCCGCCATTGCTGTTGAACTTGCTTTGCAAATGCAGGAACAATTTCCACAGATTTGTGAAGCAGCCATAAGGGAAGGATTACGGATAGTCCGTTGGCCGGGGCGGCTGGAGCAGGTCTATGATAATCCTCCCATCATTATGGACGCCGCCCATAATGTGGCAGGATGCCGCGCGGCTATGGATGCGTTGGGCAAAAAATGTGTCATGATCTTTTCTGTTTCAGCCGATAAAGAGGCATCGGCAATGGCTAAGATCCTT includes the following:
- a CDS encoding acetyl-CoA carboxylase carboxyltransferase subunit beta, with the protein product MGLFSRKRKRLCGKTKTDMPEGLWIKCNGCQQLVYRAEFEENVGVCPSCNRHARIGARQRVELITDAGSFQERHGEIITADPLGFTVGEESYLNRAARAREQSGLNEALLTGMAQVGGFEAALGIMDASFMMGSMGGAVGEKFCRLVDDAITRQCPMIVFTASGGARMQEGGFALMQMAKTANAVRQLREARLPYIAVVTDPTTGGVWASFASLGDFIVAEPGAYVGFAGKRLIEGSLKIKVPEGFQTAEYQLKNGFVDAIVARHDMKDFLVRLLTCLVSNQKQSAV
- a CDS encoding bifunctional folylpolyglutamate synthase/dihydrofolate synthase, with the translated sequence MVLIVDTKKTDPRAYLESLILHGIKLGLQNINALMDASGQPHKARPVIHVAGTNGKGSVLAFLSSILQCAGYRVGRFTSPHLLDVTERFLINGVPMNEEALCENVAWFKEVAATIGQVPTFFEMNTAIAFRWFDQQDVDVSLIEVGMGGRFDSTNIVSPLASAITNIDFDHMQFLGDSLAAIAYEKAGILKANVPAVIGVTDPSALKAIEKQGQVVGAPLRLLDKEYHVCAGGSPWNPTLDYRSGETSFQNLSLGLAGRHQPHNAAIAVELALQMQEQFPQICEAAIREGLRIVRWPGRLEQVYDNPPIIMDAAHNVAGCRAAMDALGKKCVMIFSVSADKEASAMAKILSQWADPLIITAYGGGRSLPLADLSGCLGDLSTRPCSSMSEALDEGLRLASQEKPLLIVGSIYGAGEARRLLMERFEVAPVRFA